One Choloepus didactylus isolate mChoDid1 chromosome 16, mChoDid1.pri, whole genome shotgun sequence DNA window includes the following coding sequences:
- the LOC119511629 gene encoding upstream-binding protein 1-like gives MDVETTLRARPWRGGKMAWVPEMDEVIESGLVHIFAASLSDIVQDLGAGADSMSDVLALPIFKREDSSLPLDGETEHPPTQQVMCAATSPAIKLHDETLTSTKVSLRKFGCWIIRKWYSSQKQTLLSFYTVCCLEMNVKTYCGHFPFCASLAFTA, from the coding sequence ATGGACGTGGAGACCACGCTGCGTGCCCGGCCGTGGCGAGGTGGGAAGATGGCCTGGGTGCCCGAGATGGACGAGGTGATCGAGTCCGGGCTGGTGCACATCTTCGCCGCCAGCCTCTCGGATATTGTGCAGGATCTGGGCGCCGGTGCCGACAGCATGAGCGATGTGTTGGCATTGCCCATTTTCAAACGGGAAGATTCCAGCCTTCCACTGGATGGTGAAACTGAACATCCACCCACTCAGCAGGTGATGTGTGCTGCAACATCACCAGCAATAAAGCTGCATGATGAAACACTCACTTCAACCAAGGTCAGTCTTAGGAAATTTGGATGCTGGATAATCAGAAAGTGGTACAGTTCCCAGAAGCAGACTTTGCTGTCTTTTTACACTGTATGCTGTTTGGAAATGAATGTAAAGACTTACTGTGGGCACTTTCCTTTCTGTGCCAGTCTGGCTTTTACTGCCTGA
- the LOC119511437 gene encoding translation initiation factor IF-2-like, producing the protein GPVCSLRGCTENGHQWCHRRDQSVSSRDPAGRAWRAPRAAAAGATRPPAGPGSRRSRGGAPAAASHRRRPGGVATAAAAAAHPAPGAQAASSPGLPRSGSTALPDRREGPRPPAARPQPPFPAAGPPRPPRPLPRPTRRRRSAAGTSCSCGRAPSLPCLSTLQGLIPLIHTV; encoded by the coding sequence GGGCCCGTGTGCAGCCTCCGGGGCTGCACGGAGAATGGTCACCAGTGGTGCCACAGGCGGGACCAGAGCGTGAGTAGCCGGGACCCCGCGGGCAGGGCCTGGAGAGCCCCGCGAGCAGCTGCAGCGGGAGCGACGCGGCCGCCGGCAGGGCCTGGTTCCCGCAGGAGCCGCGGAGGAGCTCCCGCCGCCGCCTCCCACCGCAGGCGCCCCGGGGGAGTGGCTACCGCTGCAGCTGCCGCCGCCCACCCCGCCCCGGGGGCCCAGGCTGCATCCTCCCCGGGGCTGCCCCGGAGCGGGAGCACAGCCCTCCCTGACCGCCGCGAGGGGCCGAGGCCGCCCGCCGCCCGCCCCCAGCCTCCGTTCCCAGCCGCCGGCCCGCCCAGGCCCCCGCGCCCGCTGCCCAGGCCAACCCGCCGCCGCCGCTCCGCCGCCGGGACCAGCTGCAGCTGCGGCCGGGCTCCCTCCCTCCCGTGCCTTTCAACCTTGCAGGGACTAATTCCACTTATCCATACCGTATAA
- the LOC119511627 gene encoding 52 kDa repressor of the inhibitor of the protein kinase-like → MPNFCAAPNCTRKSTQSDLAFFRFPRDPARCQKWVENCRRADLEDKTPDQLNKHYRLCAKHFETSMICRTSPYRTVLRDNAIPTIFDLTSHLNNPHSRHRKRIKELSEDEIRTLKQKKIDETSEQEQKHKETNNSSAQNPNIEEGGEEQDEDILPLTLEEKENKEYLKSLFEILILMGKQNIPLDGHEADELPEGLFTPDNFQALLECRINSGEEVLRKRFETTAVNTLFCSKTQQKQMLEICESCIREETLREVRDSHFFSIITDDVVDIAGEEHLPVLVRFVDESHNLREEFVGFLPYEADAEILAVKFHTTITEKWGLNMEYCRGQAYIVSSGFSSKMKVVASRLLEKYPQAIYTLCSSCALNMWLAKSVPVTGVSVALGTIEEVSAFFHRSPQLLLELDRVISVLFQSNEERGNELKEICHSQWTGRHDAFEILVELLQALVLCLDGINSDTNIRWNNCIAGRAFVLCSAVTDFDFIVTIVVLKNVLSFTRAFGKNLQGQTSDVFFAASSLTAVLHSLNEVMENIEVYHEFWFEEATNLATKLDIHMKLPGKFRRAQQGNLESQLTSESYYKETLSVPTVEHIIQELKDIFSEQHLKALKCLSLVPSVMGQLKFNTSEEHHADMYRSDLPNPGTLSAELHCWRIKWKHRGKDIELPSTIYEALHLPDIKFFPNVYALLKVLCILPVMKVENERYENGRKRLKAYLRNTLTDQRSSNLALLNINFDIKHDLDLMVDTYIKLYTTKSELPTGNSETIENT, encoded by the exons ATGCCGAACTTCTGCGCTGCCCCCAACTGCACGCGGAAGAGCACGCAGTCCGACCTGGCCTTCTTCAGGTTTCCGCGGGACCCGGCCAGATGCCAGAAGTGGGTGGAGAATTGTAGGAGAGCAGACTTAGAAGATAAAACACCTGATCAGCTAAATAAACATTATCGgttatgtgccaaacactttgaGACCTCTATGATCTGTAGAACT AGTCCTTATAGGACAGTTCTTCGAGATAATGCTATACCAACAATATTTGATCTTACCAGTCATTTGAACAATCCACATAGTAGACACAGAAAACGAATAAAAGAATTGAGTGAAGATGAAATCAGGacattgaaacagaaaaaaattgatgaaacttctgaacaggaacaaaaacataaagaaacaaacaacagcagtgCTCAGAACCCAAATATAGAAGAAGGGGGTGAAGAACAGGATGAAGATATTTTACCTTTAAcccttgaagaaaaggaaaacaaagaatacctaaaatctttatttgaaattttgattcttatgggaaaacaaaacatacctttGGATGGGCATGAGGCTGATGAACTCCCAGAAGGTCTCTTTACGCCTGATAACTTTCAAGCATTGCTGGAGTGCCGAATAAATTCTGGTGAAGAGGTTCTGAGAAAGCGCTTTGAGACAACAGCAGTTAACACGTTGTTCTGTTCGAAAACACAGCAGAAACAGATGCTAGAGATATGTGAGAGCTGCATTCGGGAGGAAACTCTCAGGGAAGTGAGAGACTCACACTTCTTTTCCATTATCACTGATGATGTGGTGGACATAGCAGGGGAAGAGCACCTGCCAGTGTTGGTGAGGTTTGTGGATGAATCACATAACCTGAGAGAGGAATTTGTGGGCTTCCTGCCTTATGAAGCTGATGCAGAAATTTTGGCTGTGAAATTTCACACTACAATAACTGAGAAGTGGGGGCTGAACATGGAGTACTGTCGTGGACAGGCTTACATTGTGTCCAGTGGATTTTCTTCCAAGATGAAAGTTGTTGCTTCGAGACTTCTAGAGAAATATCCCCAAGCTATCTATACACTCTGCTCTTCCTGTGCCTTAAATATGTGGTTAGCAAAATCCGTGCCTGTTACGGGAGTATCTGTTGCATTGGGAACGATTGAGGAAGTTTCTGCTTTTTTCCATCGATCACCACAACTACTTTTAGAACTTGACCGTGTAATTTCAGTcctttttcagagtaatgaagaAAGGggtaatgaactgaaggaaatttgCCATTCTCAATGGACAGGAAGGCatgatgcttttgaaattttagtgGAACTCCTGCAAGCACTTGTTTTATGTTTAGATGGTATAAATAGTGACACAAATATTAGATGGAATAACTGCATAGCTGGCCGAGCATTTGTACTCTGTAGTGCAGTAACagattttgatttcattgttaCCATTGTTGTTCTTAAGAATGTCCTATCTTTTACAAGAGCCTTTGGGAAAAATCTCCAGGGGCAAACCTCTGATGTCTTCTTTGCAGCCAGCAGCTTGACTGCAGTGCTACATTCACTAAATGAAGTGATGGAAAACATTGAAGTTTATCATGAATTTTGGTTTGAGGAAGCCACAAATTTGGCAACCAAACTTGATATTCACATGAAACTCCCTGGCAAATTCCGCAGAGCTCAGCAAGGTAACCTGGAGTCTCAGTTAACCTCTGAGAGTTACTATAAAGAAACCCTAAGTGTTCCAACAGTGGAGCACATTATTCAGGAACTTAAAGATATATTCTCAGAACAGCACCTCAAAGCTCTTAAATGCTTATCTCTGgtaccctctgtcatgggacagcTCAAATTCAATACGTCGGAGGAACACCATGCTGACATGTACAGAAGTGACTTACCCAATCCTGGCACACTCTCAGCCGAGCTTCATTGTTGGAGAATCAAGTGGAAACACAGAGGGAAAGATATAGAGCTTCCATCCACCATTTATGAAGCCCTCCATCTGCCTGACATCaagttttttcctaatgtttatgCTTTGTTGAAGGTCTTATGCATTCTTCCTGTGATGAAGGTTGAGAATGAACGCTATGAAAATGGACGAAAGCGTCTCAAAGCATACCTGAGGAACACTTTGACAGACCAAAGGTCAAGTAACTTGGCTTTGCttaacataaattttgatataaaacatGATCTGGATTTGATGGTGGACACATATATCAAACTCTATACAACTAAGTCAGAGCTTCCCACAGGTAATTCAGAAACCATTGAAAATACTTGA